The sequence below is a genomic window from Gossypium hirsutum isolate 1008001.06 chromosome A11, Gossypium_hirsutum_v2.1, whole genome shotgun sequence.
AAATTGATTTGATTCTACTAATTTGTAATTGCTTGATTATATTTTTCCTAAGAAGTGGTTCCTTTACATGataattggaaatcaaaatttgCAACATAAAAATGCAGTTAAGATGTTAGCATTTTGATGCCTATTGTATTTTTTAACCATTTGATCATGCTGGTTTAGAACTtacttttgaatatttattttgttcCTATGTGGTTTTAACGAGTCTTTACCTCTCTTTAAATGTTTTGGGATTTCTTCTAATAAAAATTCACTCTGCTGTTAATTTTTTTACTTCCAATACAATCACTCTTTGACATGGATATAGTTCATTGCCTATTTTCAACAAAGTGTTTCCCAACTGCCTGCCTATCTGTCACTTATTTTGGCTAATTagtatttctcaaatttgatatGTCGAACTGCTAATTAATGTTGTTTGATGCCATTTTCtttgatatgatatttattggtCTTTATTGAGGTGTATTAGTTCATTTCAACTCTAGTTTTATACCTCACTTGGTTAACAGTCGGGGGGGTTGTAGATTTATCTTTTATGCACCTCTCTTTGTTCATTTTGTCATCTAATGGGATTTAATCCTTTCATTAATTATGACATCTATTCTGCTTCCTAATTTAAGGAGATTGGATCGATtgacttgaaaaattaattttgggtATCTCTAAATATCTTAGACTTTATGAGGATATTCTTGATGCTACTTTTATTGCTACTTTTAGGGATTGTATTATGATTGATCTCAATGTTAGCAAGTCCAAAAAAGCTTTATATTCAAGACTTGCATAAGAATTATATATAGAGTGAGTTTTGGCATTTACTATATTCAACTCTTCCTTGTTGGATGATTTTCGCAGTTTCACAGTTACtaatgaaagttgaaattgattTGATGTTTGATTGCAGGGGAAACCAGTCGAAATTTTACACATTgctgttatctttctctctttctcaggATATCATTCCTCTTCGCAAGGTATGGCATCTTCTTTAATGTAATGTGGTGCCACGTTTTGTTTGCAAATATGCTTGATTCTTGTGCTTGTTGTTTTAGGAAATGTCTGCCCAAACCTTAACAAGTCAGGGTTTTGGTGTGGATGCTATTTCAATGTTAGGAAATGGTTATCTCTATCTTCTTTGAAGTTTCATGTGCTTCATATCAATTTTGATACTTGAACACTATAAAGATAATATGTAAGTATGTCAATTATAGCTTCTGTAATTGCAATATCATTTcagatttttattttgggtttatgtTTGAACAAATTTCATGAAATACATGATAAGTTATTATCTTTTGTGGAGTTCAATACATTGTCATTTTTAGGTAAATCTTTGCAAGCAGTAGAGAAAGTTTCTTTTAGTCATTTTTAGATAGATTTTTTTTCAACGATAAATGGAAGACCAATACAAAATGTCGAAAACAATAGAAGCCAAATATAACAAAATGTCTataggaaataaaaaataagtttggatgatcaaataaatcaaatgCCAAAGCTTCCTCAAACACTCGTGCAACACTTATGCATCCTCTTTTTTGTTTCGcattattcttcttcttctacctatataatatgtattttagaactaataaataaaattgtattGCATGTTCTGTTTCAAGCATTCCTTCATTCATACAACCTTGAGTATGAGTCTTATCGCTTTGTTGTTACTGTTTGGCTTTATAATTTTAGAactaatgtttattttattttataataaacataaaaattaaattatcattgCAGCCATAGTAACAGATTTGGACTATAGTGTGGAGTTGGGtaaaacctttattttaaaaaataattaagtaataCATATATACCTTGAGCTATTCACCTTGTCTCATTCATTCTTTTTCATTATACAAATATGGTTACATCTGATTTTTTGGATTATATATATGCCATTGCCAACAAGTACATACTATATATTTGGTTACTTGAGTAGTTGGGAAAAGCTAGCTGAAGAGGTTACCTTCACCCTGAAATTTGTAGCAGTTTGGTTTCGGTAAAGAACTGTAGAAGGACATTGTTCCATGGATACATGTTAGTTAATTTCTTATAATGTTTAGTTTAGATAAGTCATCTGGATGCGGGTTTTGGTGACCGAACAATTCAATCACTTTTCCTGTTGCttgtaaattatatatatgtcatGATATGCTTGTAAAAGTAATCCAAGAAAATCAGTACCATAGTTGTCTATTTCTCCAAGTTTCACTTTTCAGGAATCACATTAATCAATCAATCTCTCAAAACCAATGCAAACCATTAACCACTACTTCCATCAcctaaaaagaaagggaaaaaaaaggaacTTGATAGATTTATCCACATAGTACTCTTTTaccaaaatgaataatataatttaaaagaagGTGCAGGAGGATGCGTCTAGAGGGTGGATAAGGTATGTAAGCACCAGTGCCACAAGTATCAGAACGTAAGCAATCCCTTGGTCAATTGAAGTTCCTACCCAAAATCAAATGGAtataagtaattaattatttaatgtattTGATTTTGGGGGAAAAAGCCTGCTGTATTTATTTTAACTGTGAGAAAAACAATGCCTTTAAGGAAAAATGAGAACCGTTTCAGagtgaaaagaagaagaaaaaaaaagagtagatTTTGGCAATGCCTGAATACTGTTATAAGAAAGGCAGTATTGAAAAGAGCTAAAGGTCTAAAAATAACATGTTAAAAAATAGATTAGTTACCATCACTTGTAGGAGAAGGAGCTGGTTCAGCAGACTGAGCTTCAACTTTGGGTGAGACAATAGCAAAAACAAGAGCAAAGATGGTCACAACTCTCATAAGAACACTGAAAAAAATGACTGCCATGTTTTCGAAACTAATAAATTCCTACAGAAATCCTTTCTAAAATTATCAGCAGGGAGCAATATGAGAGAGAGCACTGAAGAAAAACACAAAGTTGAAAATGTCAAGGACTAATGCAGAAGAGAGAAAACTTAGGTTTAAATAAAGAGGTTGAGATTGTATTATAAGGAGTTAAAAATgagtttgtattttaattttgtaatttgtaatCAGAACCACAACAATTGTGTTCCAATACTTTTTCAGTCATAATCTTCATCATTTAAGCAAATTCACTTTGTTTTCTcacatttcctttttttttgtgatgaatatgtctTAAATTATGCCCTTTTTTGGTTATTATTTAAGTTGGGGTTGGTTAGTTAACTCCATTCCCTTTAATCATGGTAACTTTAGTCATAGTAACTTTAGTCATTGCTTGAGAaacttttatatatgtatgtatgcactttagtcatggtaactttagtcatatatgtgattttatgaaaagtttgcatcttttttgtagtgatcaaatatttgtgtggcgttattttgtgtagatggatcgtaatCAAGATCAAAATGCAATTGTCAGAGTCGTGGCTTCAGTTTAACTTTTGGGGCTCtctggattaaaaaattaaaaactaggaaGGAAATTGATTCTCACCCTCGGGTGAATCGAGATtctgaaagagaaaattatattaatagtattttatatagtggtgactagcattgtattgatgtgataaggatgagaccgatagccttttttaatttgtgtgatattcttagtaggaataatttgttacaatcaactaaatcagtgaatattagggagcaagtagttatatttttacatataattggtcataatgtaaggtttcgagtgattagatctagatattatagatcaaatgAGACAATTCACCattactttagggttgtattgagagctattttgaaattgtataagatagttattagattacctaatgagtcaactcctagtgaaatcagaaataatccaaggttttatccttattttaaagattgtattggagcattagatggaaaTCATGTTCGTGCATCCGTTCCACTTAGCATTCAAGGAAGATTTCGTAGCTGTAAaggggggacgacacaaaatgtattggctgccattacatttgatttgaaattttcctatgttctagttggttgggaaggtagtgcacatgattctcgtattttaagtgatacactttcacgcccaagaggattaagaattccGAAAGGTAagaattataaaacattaaataccaaatagttctagtaagctcataatttattagtaataattatgttttgtcAAATcgtaggtaaatattatcttaCTGATGCTGGATATGGCATCCGAAATGGATATATTACCCTATATTGTGGTGTTcattatcatttaaaagagtttagtgcTCAGGGGCCTAaaaatgcaaaggaactctttaatcttcgtcATTCATTATTGTGGATCACTATTGAACGTGTTTTTGAGATTTTGAAGAAACGTTTTAgtgtattagatgctgaaccattttggaattttcaaactcaagtagatatagttttggtTTGTTGCATCATTTATAATCATATCATGGGAGTTAatcctagtgatttacttaatcaaggattatacgagGAGCCTGAGTCTGATTTGATAATATCAACTCTTACGGAGcgaaaagaaagagaagaagcaaaAGAATGGTCTGTTAAGAGAGATGAAATTGCATAAACTATGTGgactgattatatggctagaaatattaggtaggtttagggcttagggttgTTGTTTCTATGTTAtttatgttttagtattaaaattgtttcttttttgttaatgttggttggataatgatattgaaattttagtttgttggattctaaaattattatgtcttgaatttgttagatatCGATTATGTTTCAAGCTTGTTAGtattgaatttattatattttaagcttgttggatattgaaatgattgacaatgacaattattaatgtagaatgggtaagggctacaaagaagggacctccaaccaattcaggtggacaaaattgatggaacatctttttcttgaaattctagcagaggCGACCCAgaaaggaaataagccttctaatactttcaaagcagtttctattaatcgagttttcgaagctatttctaaaaaatttcaaGTCCAATGTGATGCAAAACATGttgaaaatcatttgaggactgtaAAAAAACAGTGGCAAATTATATGCACAATTTGGggggaaagtggttttggatgggatgataacatgaaaatgatcacatgtgatagagcaACATATGATGCAGCAGtaatggtaatatatgtatatatatgttaagtatattacaattattttttacttgttattctaattggGTATAATATCCAATaggcacacaagaagtatgaaccacttttgaataaaagcattgatcattatgatgaaatggctttggttgttggcaaagatatggcaacagggagttttgccagaccatttgctgacatagatttggatgatgatAACCAAGATTCAGTGCCTATAGACTGCAACAATGAAGAGActgaagaggtaagaacaaatgtatcttcatctagcacatccaaacgtaaaagaaatAAGGCTCAAGAAAGTttcgttgat
It includes:
- the LOC107905680 gene encoding L10-interacting MYB domain-containing protein-like, whose protein sequence is MEHLFLEILAEATQKGNKPSNTFKAVSINRVFEAISKKFQVQCDAKHVENHLRTVKKQWQIICTIWGESGFGWDDNMKMITCDRATYDAAVMAHKKYEPLLNKSIDHYDEMALVVGKDMATGSFARPFADIDLDDDNQDSVPIDCNNEETEEVRTNVSSSSTSKRKRNKAQESFVDEQIKFVGE